Below is a genomic region from Gemmatimonadota bacterium.
CCGACTCCCGCTTGGCTTCCAGCGTGAGTTCTTCGATGCGATCGTAGTGGACCTTCTCTGCTTCCCAATCCGAGGTTCCGATGTCCCGCGTGCCCTTGAACAGCATGTGCTCCAGGATATGCGTGACCCCGTTGATCCCGGGGCGTTCCTCCGCAGCGCCAACGCTGAATGCGGTCACCACGCCGATCGTCGGGGAGTCGTGATTCTCCAGCACAAGGAGTGTCAGCCCATTGTCCAACTGATACTCGTGGACCGCGCGTGCCAGGTCTTCCTCCAGGTCGCCCGCGATCGTCCGCCCGCTCCACATCCCGATTGAGAGCAAGACCATCAGGGAGACAATCATCCATCGATTCATACGCTGCTTCTCCTTTGTCGTGCGTTCTCCACCGCTGCGCTACCGCGTGCTTCGTATGTCCGCCCTTTTCACAAGGGACACGACACACTTCGCGGGGAATCCCGGCATCTCATCATGCGCTGCGGCGACAATCTACACAGACATCGTTGATGAGACACCTCAAGGCGCACAGGATAGGGGTCCCGCAGGACTCGGTCAACTGAAGGGAGGCTCGTGCCGGGAGAGGGACTTGAACCCTCACGGGAGTTTCACTCCCAGCGGATTTTAAGTCCGCTGCGTCTACCATTCCGCCATCCCGGCGCTCTCAAGGTGGCGAGAGTATCCCGGATGGCCCAGGGAAGGAAGTCGGAGAGAGGGAGCGATTGGGGAGGCGGCCCGGTGCGAGAGTGGAGGCGGCACCCAGATTCGAACTGGGGATAAAGGATTTGCAGTCCTCTGCCTTACCACTTGGCCATGCCGCCATACTCTCGACGAGGCGCCCACACTCCGGCGGACGCCCCGGAGAACTGGAGCGGGAAACGGGACTTGAACCCGCGACATCCACCTTGGCAAGGTGGCGCTCTACCACTGAGCTATTCCCGCTCAAAGGCCACAGGATGCTAGTTTTCCGGGTGCCCTCTGTCAACCCGGATCTGGGTGCGCCCCCACGGTCGCCGTCGCGCCGAGGTCTCTCATGAGATCGTCAGGACGGGGCGCAACCCTGAGAGAATCTCCCGCCTGCGGAAGTGCACCGGTCGTTCGCCGCACTTTCAAGAACCGAGATCCAACTCCGCGCGCTCCTTGCCCACGAGAAGTCGCGTTCCATCGCGACCATCTGGAAGAGCGCGTGTCGGGGCGGATCGATCAACAGGTCCCGCGCTCGTGCAAGGGCCGAAACAAGCGCTTCCGAGGATGCGTCCTCGAAAAGAAACCCGGTGCCCACTCCATCCTGAGTATCCCGGGGATCCGTGATGGTGTCCGCAAGCCCTCCCGTGCGGCGGGCGACCGGCAGAGTGCCGTACCGCTGCGCGTACATCTGGTTCAACCCGCACGGTTCGTACCTCGACGGGATCAGGAGGCAGTCCGAAGCAGCGATGACCAGTCTCGCCAGTTCGGCGTCGTAGCACGCGAACAAACGCACGCGTTCCGGGAACTTCTCCTCCAGCGACCGGAGAGCATCCTCCAGTGGCGGGTCCCCGATTCCCTGGACCACCAGGTCGAAGCCGAGATCCAGCATTTCGGGAACCGAGTCCACCACGAGGTCCATCCCCTTCTGCTCGGCAAAGCGGGTCACCATTCCAGCGATCGGCCGCCGCGCATCGAGCTCGAATCCGCATCGACGGGCGAGTTCCCGGCGGCAGACCTCTCTTCCCGACATGTCTCCCGCGTCATAGGCCCCGGGAAGAGCCGGATCGGTTCTCGGATTCCACTCCTGTTCGTCGATCCCGTTGAGAATCCCCGTCAGCTTCTTCCCGCGCGACCGCAGGGCTTCGTGCAGCCCGCCGCCGTATTCCGGGCTCAGAATCTCGCGGGCATAACCGGGGCTGACCGTCACGATGCGGTCCGCTCCGAGGATTCCCGTCTTCAGAAGATTCAGATGGTCATCGGCGAGGGCGTTCGGGCCATACCCCCATCGGGTTGCCTCTTCTGCCCCAAAGCAACCCTGATAGAGCAGGTTGTGGATGGCCAGCACAACGCCCGGCCTCTCCCCTGGCGAGGAGAACCCGGGGTCCAGCAGGACAGGGCAGGCGTGCCAGTCATTTGCGAGGATGACCGGAAGTGGCTGGTCCCGTTCCCGAAGAAGGGTCAGGACAGCTCGGCAGAACGCGGTCCATCGCCCGAGATCGTCCGCGTAGGGTTCAGCCCCCGCATACAGTCCTTCCCGATCGAAGAAGGCAGGGATTTCCACGAACCGTAGACGCGCACCCTCGGAAGGTCCCGCCCGCACAGCCGCGGAGACGGAGTGCTCGCCAAGGCAAAAGGTGATCTCGTCCACCCGTTCTCCCACTTCGGGGGGATCGCCCGAAACGGGTCGATGCAGCGGCACGAAGACCTCCACGCGCACACCTTCCCGCGCGAGCGCTTCCGGGAGGGACGCCGCGATGTCTCCCAGCCCCCCCACCTTGAACCAGGGGGCAATCTCCGCTGCCAGAAACGCGACGGACAGAGAGCTCACGCGGACACCTCCCCGGCACCACCGGTGACGCTGCGGTAGATCTCCAGTGTCTGGTCCGCGACGCGCTCCCAATCGTACTCCTCGCGAATGCGCTCTCGCGCGAGGGCGCCCAGTTGCGCGAGGTGGTCCGGCTTCTGCAGCAATTCCGACAGGCGCGCTCCGAGATGTTCGGCATCTCCGGAACGGAATGTCTCCCCCGCGCCTTTGAGCACCTCCGTGTTCTCCGGGATGTCGCTCCCCAGCACGGCGCGTCCATGGCTCATGGCTTCCAGGAGAGCAATGGACAGGCCCTCCAGCGCGGACGGGATTACGACCAGCGCGGCGTGGGCCCAGACGGACTCCAGTTCCGACCCGTAGACACCCCCGAGGAATCGAACGCCGTCATGCGCGGACTCGCGGCACGACCGAGCATAAGAGTCCGTGAAGTGGGCATCTCCAGCCACGGCCAGCGTCCAGTCCGGAATGTGGGAGCGGTGCGCGTCCAGAAGAAGGTGCAGTCCCTTCTCGGGAACCAGGCGACCCACAAAGAGCACATACCGACCCGGTTCCAGCCCCCGCGCCCGGGCTCCGTCCTCAGGAGCGGGTGGAGGAATCGGCGTGCCGTTCGGGATGTAGTGCGCTCGTTCCCCCGCCGCCACACGGAAGTGCTTCAAGAGCGTCCGGGATACGACAATGGTCGCGTGCGGGAGATGAGCGGCCGTCCACTCTCCTCTGCGAAGAGCCCAGGAAGCCGCACGATTCCACTTCTCCCGCCGCCAGTCCAGCCCATGCACCGTGACCACGATTTTCTTCCCGGCCAGGCGCGGGATCCAGGCGAGAGTGGAAGGACCGAGGGCGTGGTAATGCACGATGTCGGCTCGTGAGAAGAGGGCGTGCATCGACGCCAGGGTCGTGTGGGAAACCGCGTCGAGGTGCTTCGTGTTCAGCGCAGGCAACCGTACGAGGCGAACGCCCGGCAGGACCGCGTCCACCGGGGTGTAGTGGGAGCGGCAGTGAGCATCAACCCGCACTCCCCTTTCGGCGAGGCGGCCGGCCAGTTCGTGCACATGGCGTTCGATGCCGCCATAGGTCGCGGGTACTCCCTTCTGCCCGATCATCACGACGCGGATGACGACACCTCCTGCAGGAGATCAAGCATGGTCCGCACCTGCCTG
It encodes:
- a CDS encoding glycogen/starch synthase, producing MSSLSVAFLAAEIAPWFKVGGLGDIAASLPEALAREGVRVEVFVPLHRPVSGDPPEVGERVDEITFCLGEHSVSAAVRAGPSEGARLRFVEIPAFFDREGLYAGAEPYADDLGRWTAFCRAVLTLLRERDQPLPVILANDWHACPVLLDPGFSSPGERPGVVLAIHNLLYQGCFGAEEATRWGYGPNALADDHLNLLKTGILGADRIVTVSPGYAREILSPEYGGGLHEALRSRGKKLTGILNGIDEQEWNPRTDPALPGAYDAGDMSGREVCRRELARRCGFELDARRPIAGMVTRFAEQKGMDLVVDSVPEMLDLGFDLVVQGIGDPPLEDALRSLEEKFPERVRLFACYDAELARLVIAASDCLLIPSRYEPCGLNQMYAQRYGTLPVARRTGGLADTITDPRDTQDGVGTGFLFEDASSEALVSALARARDLLIDPPRHALFQMVAMERDFSWARSARSWISVLESAANDRCTSAGGRFSQGCAPS
- a CDS encoding glycosyltransferase family 4 protein; translated protein: MIGQKGVPATYGGIERHVHELAGRLAERGVRVDAHCRSHYTPVDAVLPGVRLVRLPALNTKHLDAVSHTTLASMHALFSRADIVHYHALGPSTLAWIPRLAGKKIVVTVHGLDWRREKWNRAASWALRRGEWTAAHLPHATIVVSRTLLKHFRVAAGERAHYIPNGTPIPPPAPEDGARARGLEPGRYVLFVGRLVPEKGLHLLLDAHRSHIPDWTLAVAGDAHFTDSYARSCRESAHDGVRFLGGVYGSELESVWAHAALVVIPSALEGLSIALLEAMSHGRAVLGSDIPENTEVLKGAGETFRSGDAEHLGARLSELLQKPDHLAQLGALARERIREEYDWERVADQTLEIYRSVTGGAGEVSA